One Thermus sp. LT1-2-5 genomic region harbors:
- a CDS encoding glutamate-5-semialdehyde dehydrogenase, with translation MTALGLRELAERAKAKLPLLAKGRRDEALLRMAALLSERWPEVLRANQIDLEEAERAGLPKAKLDRLALKEKDLKTLTEGLRQIAALPDPLGRIEGLNKRPNGLRVGRMRVPLGLIGFIYEARPGATVEAVAVALKAGNAMLLRGGKEAFRSNQALVGLWHEALKGAGLPEEAVSLVPTTDREAILEMCRLELLDLLIPRGGEELIRLVQKEARVPVLAHAKGVNHLYVDQGADLAMALRLAINGKTQRPAVCNALEAVLVHEGVAEAFLPRLEEAMREKGVELRACPKALRFLQEAVPARGEEWDQEYLDLILRVKVVSGLEEALDHIARHGSRHTEAICTEDPKAAWRFLEEVDASLVLWNASTRFNDGFELGLGAEIGISTSKLHAYGPMGPMELTTLKWVALGEGQERG, from the coding sequence ATGACGGCGTTGGGTTTGAGGGAGCTGGCGGAAAGGGCAAAGGCCAAGCTACCCCTCCTCGCCAAGGGGAGGCGGGACGAGGCCCTTTTGCGCATGGCGGCGCTTTTGTCCGAGCGCTGGCCGGAGGTGCTACGGGCCAACCAAATAGACCTGGAAGAGGCGGAAAGGGCTGGGCTCCCCAAGGCCAAGCTGGACCGGCTTGCCCTGAAGGAGAAGGACCTGAAGACCCTTACCGAGGGCCTGCGGCAGATCGCCGCCCTCCCTGACCCCCTGGGCCGGATCGAGGGCCTGAACAAGCGGCCCAACGGCCTTAGGGTGGGCCGGATGCGGGTACCCTTGGGCCTCATCGGCTTCATCTACGAGGCGCGCCCGGGGGCCACGGTGGAGGCGGTGGCCGTGGCGCTCAAGGCAGGAAACGCCATGCTCCTAAGGGGCGGCAAGGAGGCCTTCCGCTCCAACCAGGCCTTGGTGGGCCTTTGGCACGAGGCCCTGAAGGGGGCCGGGCTTCCCGAGGAGGCGGTTTCCCTGGTGCCCACCACGGACCGGGAAGCCATCTTGGAGATGTGCCGCCTGGAGCTTTTGGACCTCCTCATTCCCCGGGGAGGGGAAGAGCTCATCCGCCTGGTGCAGAAGGAGGCCCGGGTGCCCGTCCTAGCCCACGCCAAGGGAGTGAACCACCTCTACGTGGACCAGGGGGCGGACCTCGCTATGGCCCTCAGGCTCGCCATAAACGGCAAGACCCAGCGCCCGGCGGTGTGCAACGCCTTGGAGGCCGTTTTAGTTCACGAGGGGGTGGCGGAGGCCTTCCTACCCCGCTTGGAGGAGGCCATGCGGGAAAAGGGGGTGGAGCTTCGCGCTTGTCCCAAGGCGCTCCGCTTCCTCCAGGAGGCGGTGCCGGCGAGGGGGGAGGAGTGGGACCAGGAGTACCTGGACCTCATCCTCCGGGTCAAGGTGGTTTCCGGGCTGGAGGAAGCCCTGGACCACATCGCCCGCCACGGTTCCCGGCACACGGAGGCCATCTGCACCGAGGACCCCAAGGCCGCCTGGCGCTTTTTGGAGGAGGTGGACGCCTCCTTGGTCCTATGGAACGCCTCCACCCGCTTTAACGATGGCTTTGAGCTGGGCCTGGGAGCGGAGATCGGCATCAGCACCTCCAAGCTCCACGCCTACGGGCCCATGGGGCCCATGGAGCTCACCACCTTGAAGTGGGTGGCCCTGGGGGAGGGGCAGGAGCGGGGGTGA
- a CDS encoding YhjD/YihY/BrkB family envelope integrity protein: MLKRLLRLYGEAHVPFFAASLAYYALLSLTPLLFLLAGGFGLLLSGNASLQARVLEALEGLTLALFPARPELAQDLLRFLTRSAFPLTLGSALLLLWSGSNFFAALSYVLGLIFGRPAGVRHRLLGLVMPFLLGLALLLLALLGLALGFLLRFLPEGVQAFLGPLEAFLPLSATFLLFLLTYAFFRGVRGPKDLLPLSAGAGVAALLFEGVRLGLPRLLPRSQYELLYGPLAGFVLALFGLYLLLLSLLLGALVARVLED, translated from the coding sequence TTGCTTAAGCGCCTTCTCCGGCTTTACGGGGAGGCTCACGTTCCTTTCTTCGCCGCGAGTCTGGCCTACTATGCCCTCCTTTCCCTCACGCCCCTTCTCTTTCTCCTGGCGGGCGGCTTCGGGCTTCTCCTTTCTGGGAACGCCTCCTTGCAAGCCCGGGTTTTGGAGGCCTTAGAAGGGCTGACTTTAGCCCTCTTCCCCGCCCGGCCGGAGCTTGCCCAAGACCTTCTCCGCTTCCTCACCCGAAGCGCCTTCCCCCTCACCCTGGGAAGCGCCCTTTTGCTCCTTTGGTCGGGGAGCAACTTCTTCGCCGCCTTGAGCTACGTTTTGGGCCTCATCTTCGGGCGGCCTGCGGGGGTCCGCCACCGCCTTTTGGGTTTGGTCATGCCCTTCCTTTTGGGCCTTGCCCTTCTCCTCCTGGCCCTTTTGGGCCTGGCCTTGGGGTTTCTCCTGCGCTTTCTCCCAGAGGGCGTTCAGGCTTTCCTAGGCCCCTTGGAGGCGTTTTTGCCTTTGAGCGCCACCTTTTTGCTTTTCCTCCTCACCTACGCCTTTTTCCGCGGCGTAAGGGGGCCCAAGGACCTTCTTCCCCTTAGCGCGGGGGCCGGCGTGGCGGCTCTCCTCTTTGAGGGGGTGCGGCTTGGGCTTCCCAGGCTCCTTCCCCGCTCCCAGTACGAGCTCCTCTATGGGCCTCTAGCGGGGTTTGTCCTGGCCCTCTTTGGGCTATACCTGCTCCTCCTTTCCCTCCTCCTTGGGGCCTTGGTGGCCCGGGTCCTGGAAGACTAG